The sequence below is a genomic window from Longimicrobium sp..
ATAGACGACGTACCCGCCCATCGATACGCCCACGATGCCGACCCGCTCCGCGTCCGCCAGGCCTTCATCCGCCAGCGCGCGCACGATCGACGGGACCTCGTCCGCCGTCTGCGCGGCGAGGCCGATCATGGTGCGCAACGCTTCTTCGTGTGGCGCGGCTTGGCGGGCATCCAGGTCGGGCAGGCGGCGGGCGCCGTGGCCCGCCGCGTCCACGCCCACCGCCAGGAACCCGGCCCGCGCCAGCTGCTCCAGTTCCTTCCGGTGCACCTCCTTGTCCACGCCGAACCCGTGGAACCAGAGCACCATCGGGTGCGGCGCATCTCCTGTCGATGGCAACGCGAGCAGGAGAGGAACGCCGCCGATGGTCCGCGATGCAAAGGCGATGGCGCGGTCCATCAATCGAAGTCGAAGATCTCGCCCAGGAAGCCGCCGCGCTTTTTCTTATGGCCGTATCCGCCGTGGTAGTCCTTGTCGTACTTCTTGTGCTGGCCGTATCCGGGCTGCTGGCCGTAGCCTGGCTGCTGCGGCGGGTACCCGGTCCGCGGCGGCTCAGGTGACGCCGCGGCGGGGGCCTGCGTGGCGGAGCGCTCGATGATCTTGTCGAGCTCGCCGCGGTCCAGCCACACGCCTCGGCACTGCGGGCAGTAGTCGATCTCGATTCCCTGGCGTTCCGACATCACCAGGTCGGGCTGCAGGCATACGGGACACTTCATCTTTCACCTCGAGTATGGGTTGAACGCAGGTGCTCCATCCGGCCGATGGCTATGCGCGAGTGTAGACCGATTCGACGGCCAGGTCTTCCTTTCCCTCGGGCCACACGTTGTAGTGCGTGATGCGCAGCGTGTCCTCGCCCGGAGCGACGTCGATGCGCCATCCCCAGTCCGGCCCGGGAGGCGCGGCGTACGAGCCGCGGACGGTGAGCGTGGAGTCCGCGCCGGGCGTTCCGGTGAACGCCATCGCCCCGTATCCCACGTGCCAGGTGTCGATCAGGTGCCCCGAAAGCGTGTTGGCCTTGGGATCGAAACCCACGAGCAGCGAGCCTTCCTGCGGCTTGCCCTGGTACGCCCACGTGTAGTCCATCCTCACGAAGCGCCCGCCCAGCACCGGCGTAACGGTGAGGGTGGACGCCGACTCTTCGGCGACGTTGTTCATGGGGTCCTGCAGCGTGCTGGGGCCGCTCCACGTTCCTGCGCAGGCGGCGAGCGCTTCGATCGGGTTCATGGGAGTGCGTGAGTGCGTGAGTGCGAAAGTGCCGAAGCGAGAGCTTCGGTGGTCTCTCCGTTCCTCTCTCTGCGGCTCTGCGCCTCTGCGTGAGGCCCTGCGGCGTCCGGGAATATGCTACGTCAGCGGTAGCGCTGCACCATCTCGCCCAGGCGCCGCACCCCTTCGGCCACGGCCGACTCCTCGGGGCCGAACGAGAAGCGCGCGTAGGTGCGGAACCGCGATGCACGGCCGCTGCGGCGCTTGCCCGGGTTGATGTCGAAGAACTCGCCCGGAACGCAGATCACCTTTTCCTCCAGCGCGGCCTGGAAGAAGTCCATCCCGTCGTTCAGCGGCTCGGGAAGGCCCGCCAGGTCTGCCCAGATGTAGAAGGTACCCTCGGGCTCCACGTCCAGCCGCATGCCGGCGTCGCGCAGCCCGTCGAGCAGGATGCGCCGCTTGCGCAGGAACGCGCCGCGGATGGCCGCCGTCTCGGCGCGCACCGCCGCGGGCTCCAGCAGTGCAACGGCGGCGCGCTGCAGGGGCCGGCTGCCGCCGCCGTCCAGGAACGAGCCCGCGCTGGTCACCGCCTCGATCACTGCCTTGGGGCCCACGACCCAGGTGGTCCGCCAGCCGGGGTAGCGCCAGTTCTTGGTCAGCCCGTCCATGATCACGACCGGGTCGTTGTCCACGTCGTCCACGTAGCGGGCGGCCGAGACGAGCCCGTCCTCGTCGGGCGAGGCGCACCAGGCGTAGTGCGAGTAGAACTCGTCCAGCAGCAGCGTGCACTCCAGCCGCCGCGCCGCCTCTACCCAGGATGCCAGCTCCAGCCCGCGGATGGTGCGCCCCGTGGGGTTCGACGGGTTGGAGAGCAGCAGCGCGGATAGGCCGCGGCCCATGATCTCGCGCTCCAGCCGTCCCATGTCGAAGCGGTAGCCGTCGGTGCCTTCCAGCAGGATGGGGATCGCCGTGAACATGCGGAATATGTTCAGCAGCTCCTCGTACGCCGTGTAGTCGGGAAGGAAGTGCCCCAGGTTGATCTCCCCCAGCGCCGCCACCGTGCGGGTGAGCCCCAGCCGGCCGCCGCCGCAGATGCAGACGTTGTCGGCGGTGTACTGCGACGCCTTGCCCTGCCGGTACAGGTGGTTGTACAGGTCGGCGACGGCGGTGCGCAGCTCGGGAATGCCGGCCACGGGCGCGTACTCCTGGTCCGCCGTGCTGATGGGTGCTTCCAGGATGCGCGGTGGCGCTCCGGGAAGGGGGCCGGTCTCGGGCATCCCCTGGCCCAGGTTGCACCAGTCGGGGTGGCCGTATGCGTAGCCGCGCTTGGAGGCCTCGGCCATCACGTAGATCACCCCGGTGAACGGAACGGCGCGGAAGCCGGGGATGTGGGGCGGCGCGATGTCGATACGTCTGCGGTCCATCAGGTCAGGCGATGTATGGATTCGGGGGGCGATCGTCGGAATCGGGTGCCGCACAGCAATGAACGATCCGTTCCGCGGCGGACCAATCCACCGCACCCTGTCATCCAGAGGCCCAGGCGCACCGTACCAGCACGCAGCACATCCCGTGCGGGCCGAAGGATCTGGCCTGGGGCGCGTACAGACTCGGGCGCGGCAGCGGTTACCGGAGCCGAGGCCTCGGCTGCCGTGGGGCCCTCACCCGTCCTCGCTTATGCTCGTCCACCCTCTCCCACAAACAGCGTGGGAGAGGGGGTACACTTCCGGGTGGGGTGCGTGGTTTCAGGTTTGGTGTTCGGGCAGGCGCCCCCCATCCCCAACCCTTCCCCCGCAAACTGCGCGGGGGAAGGGAGCCAGTCGAGTGCGCCAGTCCGGCCGAAGCGCGATTCACGTCTCCCCCTCCCCTGCGAAGCGGGGGAGGGGGCCGGGGGGAGGGGGCTCCCAGGGCATGCAAGGCAGCCTGTCGCCCCTCGATCGAAGTTCTCCCCTCTCCCGGCGCAGTTTGCCAGGGGAGGGGCGGGGGAGGGGCCCCCCGGCGGACGCGCCTCAAGTCTGGGTGCTCGCTGCCGCGCCCCGACCTGGAAGTGTCGCAGGCTAGATCCTTCGGCGCGCGTGGGATGCGGTACGGGCCGGTTCGGTGCGCCTGCGCCTCAGGATGACAACACGGTGTCTCCCCTCTCCGCACAGCAGTTCCGTGCGGGGAGGGGCCGGGGGGAGGGGGCTCCCAGGGCATGCGAGGCAGCCCGTCGCCCCCGATTGAAGTCTCCCCTCTCCCGCGCCGTTTGCGGGGGAGGGGCCGGGGGAGGGGGAACCTACTCCGCGGCGGCTCGCGGCTCGCGGGGGAGGGTGAAGAAGAAGGTGCTCCCCTTGCCCCACTCGCTCGCCACCCAGACGCGCCCCCCATGCTGCTGGACGATGCTGCGGCAGATGGCCAGCCCCAGCCCCGTACCGCCCTTGTCGCGGGCATCGGAGCTGTCTACCTGCCGGAAGCGCTCGAAGATGGCGTCGAGCTTGTCGGCGGGGATCCCCCGGCCGCGGTCGCGCACCTGGAACAGCGCCTGCTCGCCGCGGTTCTCGGCGACCACCTCCACCACGGCGCCAGGCGGGGAGAACTTGGCCGCGTTGGATAGCAGGTTCACCAGCACCTGCACCACCCGGTCCGGATCGGCCCAGACGTCCAGCCCCGGGTCGATCCTGGCCTCCAGCGTCACCTGCACGCCCGTCGCCGCCCCCTCGACGGCGTGCATCGACTGCTCCACCAGCCGGGCGACCTCCACCCGCGCCGGGTTCAGCTCCAGCCGTCCGGACTGCAGGCGATCGAGGTCCAGCATGTCGTTGATCAGCCGCACCAGCCGGTCGGAGTTCTGCGCCGCGATCTCCAGCATCCGCTGCGCCTGCGGCGTTCCGTTCAGCCGTCCGCTGGCCAGAAGCCCCAGGCTGCCGCGAATGGAGGTCAGCGGCGTGCGCAGCTCGTGCGCGACGATGGACACGAACTCGTCCTTGAGCCTGGCGATCTGGCGGCGTTCGGCCACGTCCAGCCGCAACTCCACCTCGGTGGTCACCGACGCCGCCAGGTCCGCGAGCAGCCGCACCTCGCGCTCCGTCCACTCGCGCGGCTCGAACCCGGCCACGCAGAGCGTTCCCAGCGCGTGGCCGTTGGAAAGGATCAGCGGAACGCCCAGGTAGCTGACCAGGTTCAGGTCGCGCAGGAACACGCTGTCGCGCACCCGCTCGTCCTTTCGCGCGTCGGAGATCACCACGGGCTCGCGCTCGATGATCGTCCACCGGCAGTACGACTCCTCCACGGGCGAGTTGGGGTCGTCGGGCCAGCCTGGCGGGGCGAAGCAGCTCTTGGCGAACTGCCGCTGGTCGTCCAGCAGGTTCACCAGCGCCAGCGGCGCGTCCAGGAACTCGGCCGCGATGCGGGTGAGCCGGTCGAAGGACTCCTCCGGCGCGCTGTCGAGCAGCGCCGTGGCGTGGAGCGCGGCCAGGCGGGCGGGATCGCGCAGCGGGTCGGCGCCAGGGTCCTGCGGCGGCTCGGAATCGCGGCTCATGCAGCTTCGCGTTGGTCGGTGGGGCGTGGGGGCCGGAATGGGCACCGCTCCGCCAGAATCCGCGTAATTTCGCGCACGCGGGCGATCCGGCAAGGGCCGGACGCACGATGGCCGTCTGGACGCGCGCCCTCCGCCGCGTAAGTTCACGCGTGGCGGCACGGCGACAGGCCGCTCCGGACGAACCACCACCTGGAAACATCCATGCAGAACGGCATCGACCCGGCTGTCACCTCCCCGGCGGAGTACCGGCAGCTGGCGCGCGACATTTTTTCCGAGCTGATCGCCATCGACACCACCGAGGCCAACGGCGACGTCACCGCGGCGGGGCAGGTGGTCGCGCGCCGCTTGCTGGCGGCGGGGCTCCCGGAGGACGACGTGACGCAGGCCGGCCCGCATCCCCGCAAGCTGAACCTGGTGGCGCGCCTTCGCGGCAGCGGCGCGCGCGGGCCGCTGCTCCTGCTGGCCCACCTGGACGTGGTGGATGCCGACCCGGCGGAGTGGTCCACCGATCCTTTCGAGCTGGTAGAGCAGGACGGCTTCTTCTACGGCCGCGGCACCAGCGACCAGAAGGCGATGGCCAGCATCTGGGCCGCCAACCTGGTGCGCCTGCTGAACGAGGGCGTGGTGCCGGACCGCGACATCATCCTGGCGCTGACGGCGGACGAGGAGGGCGGGCCGCAGAACGGCGCCAAGTGGCTGACGGAGAACCGCCGCGACCTGGTGGATGCGGAGATGGGGATCAACGAAGGGGGAATCGGGCGGATCAAGGAGGGGCGCCGCGTTTCCAACAACCTGCAGGCCAGCGAAAAGGTGTACGTCGACTTCGAACTGTGCGCCCGCGGCGCCTCCGGCCACAGCTCGCTGCCCACCCCCGACAACTCCATCTACCACCTGGCCGCCGCGCTGGGGCGCATCGCCCGGTTCACCTTTCCCGTGCAGCTGGGTGAGGTGGCGCGGGCCTTTTTCGAACGCATGTCGCGGATCGAGGCGGGGCCGATGGCAGACGACATGCGCGCGCTGCTGGACACGGGCGATGCGGACGCCGCGGCGCGGCTCAGCGAGGTGCCGCAGTACAACGGGATGATGCGCACCACCTGCGCGGCCACGCGGCTGGATGCGGGGCAGAGCAACAACACGATTCCGCAGTCCGCGCGCGCCATCCTCAACTGCCGGCTGCTTCCCGGGACCGATCCGGACGAGGTGGCGCGCCAACTGGTGGAGGTGATCGCGGACGAGCGCCTGGTGCTCACCCAGGTCAAGGCGGGCAAGCCCAGCGCGCCGTCGCCCCTGACGCCGGAGGTGGTGGGGGCGGTGGAGCGGATCACCGAAGAGATGTGGCCCGGAGTGCCGGTGGTGCCGGTAATGGGCATCGGCGCCACGGACAGCCTCTACTTCCGCGCCGCCGGCATCCCGATGTATGGCGTGTCGGGGATCTTCTTCGACGTGGACGACGTGCGCGTCCACGCGCCCAACGAGCGGATTTCGATCAGCTCCTACTTCGAGGGGCAGGAGTTCCTGTATCGGCTCGTCCGTGCGATGTCGGGCCAGGGCTGACGCAGCGGGGTCTCACACGGAGGGCACGGAGAACACGGAGGAGGGCTTCCGCGTCCCGCCGTGCCCTTCGTCAGCTGGCGAGAAGGCCGCACTTCGGCGTGGGGGACGATTCGTCGCCCGCCGAGAACAGCGCTCCGGTGGACGGGTTCTCTCTCGGAAGCCACGCGGCGGCGGCGGCGCCTGCGTCCGCGTCGATGCCCAGGGATCGCAGCTCCTGGCTCATGATCCCCCGCATCCGCGAGCGCGCGGCGCGATCGACCATCGCGCGGACGTCCCTTTCGCCGTCCGCCCCGAGCGAGAGGAACGGGTTCGCGCAGATCATGGCCTCGCGCTCGGCGAGCAGCTCGTCGCGCGTCTGCTGCACCCGGGCGATGCGCGCGCGGGCGGCGTCGGGAAAGGCTTCCAGGTCCGCCAGGCTGCGCCACTCGTCCACGCGCTCTGCAATCGGCCGCTGCCCGCCCGCGGCCGCCACTTCGGCCACCATGCCCAGCGGCCCCAGCGCCGGTCGGGGGCCCCACAGCCCCTCGAACTCGCTCTGCAGGGGGATGGGCAGCGGCGATGCTTCCATCATCAGCGGGCGGAAGACGTTCAGCACGCGGCCGCGCGCATCGGGAGGCACGGCGGTCCCGTGGCCGGCCAGCACCTCGTCCTGGTACGACGACAGGTAGCCGTTGCTGCGCCCGCGCGCGGCCAGCGTCGCCGTCACGTAGCCATCCAGCAGCCGCGCGAACGTCTCCGCGGGGCGTGTCTCGTAGTCCCATCCGCCGCTGCGGCCGGCGCTTCGCCCGGCGACGGGCGCTGTGGGCAGGCTTCGCACGGCGGCGGCGAACTCGTCCGTTCCGCTCGTCCGCAGCGCCACGTCGGTTCCGTAGGCGCCCTGGCCGCGGTAGCGCCTGCGCGCCACCTGCCAGTCCAGGTCGTGCGCGATTTCGTGCATCAGCGTGCCTGGGCCCGTGGCGGGCGGAACGTGGATGCGGCGGCCGTACGGATCGTGGATGGCGAGCGCCGAGCGTTCCTTGCCCGTCCGGCCGAACTGGATCGACAGCCCGCGAACGTCCATTCCGGGCAGGATGGCCTCCATCTCCGCCAGCGCGCTCCCCAGCATGCGCCGGTAGTACGGGCGCCACGCCATCGGCACATCCGCGTCGAAGTCCACCGCCTTGAGCCCGTAGCACCGCTTGAGGTCCGCCGTGGACGGGGCGGGAAAGCCCGGGTGCCACACCGCTTCCTGCGCGTAGGTGCGCATAGCGACGGCGGATTCCAGCGCGGCCTCGGCGAGCGGGGCGGCCGGGTGCGAGGCGCGGATGCGGGTGTACGCGGCGGCAAAGTGCTCCTCGTCGCGCGCGGATTCCACGAACCGGCGCCCGTTCGCGCGTCCCGTCTCCGTCGGTCCCAAGGCCTGCTGGATCGCCCGGCTGTAGCGCTCCAGCGAGACGGCGATCGGTGCCACCGGGGGCGGCTCGTGGCGGTCGGCCAGTTCCATCAGCCGGCGCGCCGCCCTGCGGGAGAGCAGCGGGGCGGGCGCGGGCGCGGAGCCTTCGACCGCGGCACGCGCGGGGACCGTTGCGATGGCGCCCGCGAGAGGGATGGCGGCGGCGCCGGACGCGGCCTCGCGCGACTCGCTCCGCCACGCACCCGCGGGGGATTCCACCGAGAAGCGCCGGGCCGCCCGCCACTCGCGCAGCAGTGCCAGCGGGTGGCGGTGGGTGAGCGCCGCCTCGTCCAGCAGGGCGCGAGCATCGTCGCGCGCCATCCGCCGGTCTGCCGCGAGCGCCGCCGCCCGCGCAACGAGCGGGGGCGAATGCGCGGGGACGGTGCCCTCGGCGGCGGCCAGCGCGTAGGCCGCACGAACCGTCAGCTCGCCGCCGCGCGGGTCCGCCGCGGTGGCGACGGCCTGCTCGACGATGTCCAGGTGCAGGCGCGCGGCCCGCATCCGCTCTTCGAGCGAGCCGTGCGACACGGTCGACAACGCGAGCGGGTCCAGCACGTATCCACGCGCTGCCGCCGTGACCGACAGGAGCGCGGCGCCGGCCCTACGGCGGGAGGCGGGCGTCAGCCGGGGGTCCTGCAGCGCCAGGTCCGTCAGCCGGAACGGGCTGCCGAGCCCCAGCCGCAGCCGCTCCAGGTATCCCAGCACGATGACGTCCTCGTCCGTCAGCGCCACGGCGCGGGTGCCCGCGAGGCGGACGATGGAATCGGCGTATGCGTCCGCCCGCACCAGCTCGACGTCAACCGCGGACAGCGGCTGCTCGCGCCGCTCTCCGCAGCCCGCGAGCATCGGCAACAGCAGCGCGAAGAGGGCCGCGCTGGCGGCTCTCCATCGTGCGGTGCGTCGGGTGTTCGTGGTCGCGTTCATGGCCGCTCCGGGTCGGGCGTATCGGCGGCGGCGACCGGGCCTGGTGTCGCCCCGCCCATCACCGTACGGCGGAAATGCCCTCGGTGTTCCGTCGTAAGTTGCTGCGGCACAACATCAAACGAGCGGAAGGCGCGGAGAATCGTCTCCGCGCCTCCTGTTTTGAGCGCCCCCGAGCCTGGTCGGGCGAATGAATTCGCGGCAACAACCACACGATGTCCACCTTCGTGGACTGCCTGCCGCGGTGTTCGTTATCGCTTGTGGCGCGACCTTGGTGTCGTCCGCCCGCCGCTTTCGATTGGTCAGTCCGTCGCTGTGGCCGACGCGGGCATGGAGGCGTGGAAGTCCTCGCGGACGCGGTGCATGTACGAGCCGAGCAGTTCCGCGACACGGTCCGGGCTGGGTGAGGCCAGGATCATCCCCACATGGTGGCGCTTGTTCATCCGCCACACGATCTCCGGATCGTCGTACGCCGACGTGTCCGGCCACTCCTGCCGGGCCAGCGACACCAGCAGCCCCGCGTAGTCCTCCCTCGTCGCCGGCAGTGTGTAGGCATCGCCTCGTGCATCCGCCACCTCAATCCGCGCCCATTCGCGCCACAGGTTGATGCCCGTGGCGGCTTCCACCATCTCTACGATGTTCGCGCCGCCCACCCGCGCCGCCGTTTCCAGGAAGTAGAACTCGCCGTCCTCGTCGCCGCGGATGAACTCGGTGTGCAGCGCGCCCCGCACGATGCCCAGCGCCTCCCGCACCCGTGCATCCTCCTGCTTGAGGGCGCGCGCCTCGTCCGAGTCGCGGGGCAGGGTGCGCGTGCTGAACAGCCCGCCGCCGTGGTACACCTCGAACGGCGGGCTCACGTAGCCGTTGGCATCCGAGAACACGATCTCCCGATCCCACACCAGCGAATCGACGTGGTACACCGACCCGCGGACGAAGCGCTCCAGCAGGTGAAAGCTCCGCTTGTCGCCCAGCGACTCGATGGTCCGCCACACCTGGTCGGGATCATCCAGCTTGTGGATGCCGATGGCCGACGCCGAAAAGCGTGGCTTGAGCACCCACGGCGCGGGCACCGTCTGCAGAAAGTGGTTGATGTGGTCGTTGTGCAGCACGGGCGCGAAGTCCGGGACGCGGATGCCGGCTTCGCGCGCCCGCATGCGCATCGCCAGCTTGTCGCGATAGTGGCGGACGGTGGTTTCGCCCATGCCCGGCACGCGCAGGTGCTCGCGCAGCGCCGATGCGATCTCCAGGTCGAACTCGTCCAGCGGCACGATGCGGTCGATGTGCTCCGTGCGCGCCAGCCAGCTGATGCCGTTGATCACGTCGTCCCGCTTGAACAGGTCCGGCATGTACAGCATTTCGTCGATGGCGTCGCGCGGCCACTCGGCCTCGCGCAGCTTTTCGACGGTGATCAGCAGCACGCGGCAGCCCTGCCGCTTGCACTCGCGGAGGAATTCCTCGCCCTTGAGGAAGCTCGAAAGGCAGACGATGGTGACGGGTCGGTCGGTCACGGGCCGATGTCCGGTTCAGGTGCGGGAAATTGCTCGCTTTTCGCCACGTCACATCCTGTGCCCCGGATGCGTGCGGGGCAAGGCCCGCGGCTGGCCTCATATCACGAGGGTGCGCCAATTCTGTCATCCACAGGCCCAAGCGCGGTACAAAGCCGGGAGCCGCGCGAGGCCCCCCTCTGTCATCAGAGGCCAGGTGCACTGCTCATCCTTGGCCGCACGCCCATGCCTGTCATCCAGAGGCCCAAGAGCACCACACTTGCCCGTACGCCGACCTGTGCGGGCCGAAGGATCTTGCCTGAACCACGAACAAGCCTGGGCGCGGCAGCGGCACGGATCCCTGAGCCGCGGATCCCCGCACCGTCGGGTGCAGAACCTGGGTTCAAGCCGACCCTTAGCCTGCACGGGCGAATGAATTCGCAGCAACGACCACACGAAGTCCGCCTTCGCGGACTGGCTTGTCCTGGTGTGGGTTACACCGTGTGGCGCGCCCTGGCGAGAGTGGTCTCGGTTGGCGCCGAGTCGCTTACCTCACGCCGGAGGCAGGTGCCACTTGATCCGCGTGTAGGCGATGCGGAAGCCCTGGCGCTCGGCGTTGCGCTGCGACGCGCTTCCGGGCTCCGCACCCATCATCGCCAGGTCGCATCCGTGCTCCGCCGCGTATCGAAGCCGCGCCTGCAGCAGAGCGCGCTGCGCTCCCTGCTTCCGCGCCGCGGGGACGGTGCTCGCCCCCGCCAGCAGCGCCACGTCGCCGTGCATCGCCAGGGCTCCCGTGGCGACCGGCTCCCCATCGATCTCTGCGAGGAACGGCACCGTGCCCTCGGCGCGCGCGGTGATCGTTCCGAAGGCACGCATGAACTCCGCGACTTCCGGCGTTTCGCCCCAGCCGCGGGCCGCCGTGTCTGCCCACAGGTCCACCTCTCCGGGCTCGATCCGCCGCACGCGTACCTGTGATTCGGCGCCGGGGACGGCGATCGTCGTGGGCCGGTGCATCACGCTGGTCAGTTCGACGGGCCAGTAGCCGCGCGCCGGCAGCAGTAGCAGGAGGGACGAATCGGCCAGCGGACTCACTTCATGGTACACGTGCGCGCCGCGTTCCTCCATGAATGCCTCTATCTCGCCCAGGGTACCGTCATCGGCGGTGCCCAGGGTGCCGAGTCCGAACGTCTGCGTGAGGGGCGATCCCACGCCGTCGAACATCACCAGTGTTCCGGCGACTTCCTTCCACGTGGCCCCCACCTCCGGCTGCAGCCGGGCGCGACTGGAGACGAACGCGGCGTTCGCGCGCCCCTCCGCGGCCTCCAGGCGACGCGCGAGGGCCAGGTCGGAAAGCGGGTACTCGGGATCGGAACGGGTCATGGGACGATAGGCCGGGTGCAGATGGATCGAACGGATGCACTAAAGTGTGCGCATCGGCCGATCCGCGCACGGGTCAGGTGACCCGCGCGGGTACCCAAGCAGGGTCGGGTGCGCGACGAGGAGAGCCGGTGCGTGCCGCGGGCGCCCCCCATCCCCAGCCCTTCCCCCGCAAACCGCGCGGGGGAAGGGAGCCAGTGTCGTTCGCGTCGGCGGGTTGGGTGCTCGGGCTGGCAGCCCTGGCGGAGTCGGGTGCGTGGCGACGCGGGGCCGGCGCATGCTCGGCCGGCTGCCTTCTCACCCGGCCCCTCTCCCGCAAGCGCCCGCAAGCGGGAGAGGGGAGAATTCGATCGCGCTCCGGCGGGCTTCGGTGTGCATCACCGCCGATGCGCGCCAACGTCGCACGCAAGGTCGCGCCCCAGGCCCCAACCCACACCCGAGCAAGCCAGTCCGCGAAGGCGGACTTCGTGTGGTCGTTGCAGCGAATTCATTCGCCCGTGCAGGGTTTGGGTCCGGCTTGACCCCGGGGTTCTGCACCCGACTTCGGTGCGGAGATCCGCGACTCGGAAATCCGTGTCGCTGCCGCGCCCAAGCTGGTTCGTGGTTCAGGCAAGATCCTTCGGCCCGCATGGGATGATGTACGGGCGAGTTCGGCGCGCTCGGGCCTCTGGATGACAGACTGCGGGCGCCAGCGGGAGCCGCGGCCCACGCACGGACCCCTGTTCCAACCGCCCTCGGGCGACTATCGTGTACGTGCTGCTAATTTAGCATCCGTAAAATCACCAGATCCCCGCAAGGAGTCCTCATGCTGCGTCGTTCCGTGCGCACCCTCCTGCTGCTCGCGCCGTGGCTGGCCGCCGTGCCCGCCGCCGCGCAGACCGCGCGCGACCTGCCGCCGCCGCCCGTGGCGCGCGTGATCCCCAAGACCGACACGCTGCACGGCGACGTGCGCGTCGACAACTACTTCTGGCTGCGTGACAAGCAGAACCCGGAGGTGATCAGCTACCTGGAAGCCGAGAACCGCTACGCCGATTCCGCCATGGCGGGGACGAAGGCGCTCCAGGAAACGCTCTACCAGGAGATCCTGGGCCGCATCCGCCAGACGGACCTGTCGGTGCCGGACCGCATGGGCCCGTACTACTACTATTCGCGCACCGAAGAGGGAAAGCAGTACTCCGTCCTGGCCCGCAAGCGCGGAAGCCTGGACGCCCGCGAGGAAGTGATCCTGGACCTGAACCAGATGGCGGAGGGCAAGCGCTACTTCAGCCTGGGCGCCTACTCCATCAGCCCCGATCACCGGCTGGTGGCGTTTTCAGTGGATACCACCGGGGCCGAGCACTTCACCATCATGGTGAAGAACCTGGAAACCGGCGAGATCCTTCCCGACCGCATCGAGGACGTGTCGTTCGGCGCCACGTGGGCCGCCGACAACCGCACCCTGTTCTACACCAAGACCGACGAGGCGCAGCGCCCCGACCGCGTGTTCCGCCACACGCTGGGCACCGCTCCCGCCACGGACGTGCTCGTGTATCACGAGCCCGACGTGCTGTTCCGCGTGGGGATCAGCCGCACCAAGGACAACCGCTACATGGTGCTGTCCACCGGCAGCTACACCAGCAGCGAGGTGCGCGTGGCGCCGGCGGACCGCCCCACGGAGTTCCGGCTGGTGGCGGCTCGTGAACGGGACCACATCTATTCCGTCAGCCACCAGAACGGCCGCTTCCTGATCCGCACCAACACCGGCGGCGCCAACAACTTCAAGCTGATGGAAGCGCCGGAGTCCAACCCGTCGCGGTCCAGCTGGCGCGAGGTGGTGCCTCACCGCGAAACGGTGCTGCTGGACGGCTTCGACGTGTTCCGCGACCACCTGGTGCTCTTCGAGCGCACCAACGCGCTGCGGCAGATCCGCGTCCGCAACATCCGCAACGGGCAGGAGCACACCATCGAGTTCGCCGAGCCGGTGTACACGGCCTCGCCGGGGAGCAACCCCGAGTACGACACCGGCACCCTTCGCTTCGGGTTCACCTCGCTGGTCACGCCCTCGTCGGTGTACGACTACGACATGAACACCCGCCAGCGCACGCTGAAGAAGCAGACCGACGTGCTGGGCGGATACGACCCCTCGCAGTACGCCAGCGAGCGCACCTGGGCCCGCGCCCAGGACGGCACCATGGTTCCGGTGTCGCTCGTGTACAAGAAGCCGCTGGTGCGCGACGGCTCGCGTCCCATGCTGCTGTACGCGTACGGCAGCTACGGCAGCAGCACCGACCCGGCGTTCAGCACCGCCAACCTGAGCCTGCTGGATCGCGGCGTGGTGTACGCCATCGCGCACATCCGCGGCGGCCAGGAGATGGGCCGGTCCTGGTACGACCAGGGCAAGATGAT
It includes:
- a CDS encoding alpha/beta hydrolase family protein, which produces MDRAIAFASRTIGGVPLLLALPSTGDAPHPMVLWFHGFGVDKEVHRKELEQLARAGFLAVGVDAAGHGARRLPDLDARQAAPHEEALRTMIGLAAQTADEVPSIVRALADEGLADAERVGIVGVSMGGYVVYRAVLVEPSIRAAVAILGSPEWPEGDSPHRHLDGFRHPALLSITAERDKNVPPAAARELHRRLAALDPEPVHSYVELAGAVHLMSEQHWTQAMVETLRWLKRHLRLTS
- a CDS encoding zf-TFIIB domain-containing protein: MKCPVCLQPDLVMSERQGIEIDYCPQCRGVWLDRGELDKIIERSATQAPAAASPEPPRTGYPPQQPGYGQQPGYGQHKKYDKDYHGGYGHKKKRGGFLGEIFDFD
- a CDS encoding DUF1579 family protein, which encodes MNPIEALAACAGTWSGPSTLQDPMNNVAEESASTLTVTPVLGGRFVRMDYTWAYQGKPQEGSLLVGFDPKANTLSGHLIDTWHVGYGAMAFTGTPGADSTLTVRGSYAAPPGPDWGWRIDVAPGEDTLRITHYNVWPEGKEDLAVESVYTRA
- a CDS encoding pyridoxal phosphate-dependent aminotransferase, whose translation is MDRRRIDIAPPHIPGFRAVPFTGVIYVMAEASKRGYAYGHPDWCNLGQGMPETGPLPGAPPRILEAPISTADQEYAPVAGIPELRTAVADLYNHLYRQGKASQYTADNVCICGGGRLGLTRTVAALGEINLGHFLPDYTAYEELLNIFRMFTAIPILLEGTDGYRFDMGRLEREIMGRGLSALLLSNPSNPTGRTIRGLELASWVEAARRLECTLLLDEFYSHYAWCASPDEDGLVSAARYVDDVDNDPVVIMDGLTKNWRYPGWRTTWVVGPKAVIEAVTSAGSFLDGGGSRPLQRAAVALLEPAAVRAETAAIRGAFLRKRRILLDGLRDAGMRLDVEPEGTFYIWADLAGLPEPLNDGMDFFQAALEEKVICVPGEFFDINPGKRRSGRASRFRTYARFSFGPEESAVAEGVRRLGEMVQRYR
- a CDS encoding sensor histidine kinase, giving the protein MSRDSEPPQDPGADPLRDPARLAALHATALLDSAPEESFDRLTRIAAEFLDAPLALVNLLDDQRQFAKSCFAPPGWPDDPNSPVEESYCRWTIIEREPVVISDARKDERVRDSVFLRDLNLVSYLGVPLILSNGHALGTLCVAGFEPREWTEREVRLLADLAASVTTEVELRLDVAERRQIARLKDEFVSIVAHELRTPLTSIRGSLGLLASGRLNGTPQAQRMLEIAAQNSDRLVRLINDMLDLDRLQSGRLELNPARVEVARLVEQSMHAVEGAATGVQVTLEARIDPGLDVWADPDRVVQVLVNLLSNAAKFSPPGAVVEVVAENRGEQALFQVRDRGRGIPADKLDAIFERFRQVDSSDARDKGGTGLGLAICRSIVQQHGGRVWVASEWGKGSTFFFTLPREPRAAAE
- a CDS encoding M20/M25/M40 family metallo-hydrolase — translated: MQNGIDPAVTSPAEYRQLARDIFSELIAIDTTEANGDVTAAGQVVARRLLAAGLPEDDVTQAGPHPRKLNLVARLRGSGARGPLLLLAHLDVVDADPAEWSTDPFELVEQDGFFYGRGTSDQKAMASIWAANLVRLLNEGVVPDRDIILALTADEEGGPQNGAKWLTENRRDLVDAEMGINEGGIGRIKEGRRVSNNLQASEKVYVDFELCARGASGHSSLPTPDNSIYHLAAALGRIARFTFPVQLGEVARAFFERMSRIEAGPMADDMRALLDTGDADAAARLSEVPQYNGMMRTTCAATRLDAGQSNNTIPQSARAILNCRLLPGTDPDEVARQLVEVIADERLVLTQVKAGKPSAPSPLTPEVVGAVERITEEMWPGVPVVPVMGIGATDSLYFRAAGIPMYGVSGIFFDVDDVRVHAPNERISISSYFEGQEFLYRLVRAMSGQG